Proteins found in one Candidatus Poribacteria bacterium genomic segment:
- a CDS encoding LamG domain-containing protein, with protein sequence MKTKLSVSVLLFVGFVISITVIQPAEAEDPRVKMGLAALWTFDKGTVQGKDVEDVFGKNTGTITGKPNPIDGFRSEALDFDGAVDLVRMGEDIFFPSVTMAAIIKPTLGTRNPIYDKYNYGIQLLDNNNVGIWIRADTANAAKHWPSAYVPFPADGEWHHVVGVVENKKSVRIYLDGELKKTTEAPDPISIAYGAAQKPTIAYTQHLGGIWYAGAIDEVAIFEGALSDADVRRLHTLALAVEPTEKLAVTWGALKIQD encoded by the coding sequence ATGAAAACGAAATTATCTGTCTCTGTTCTGCTTTTCGTCGGTTTCGTAATTTCTATCACAGTGATTCAACCTGCAGAAGCCGAGGATCCAAGGGTCAAAATGGGGCTTGCGGCACTTTGGACCTTTGACAAAGGCACCGTTCAAGGGAAAGATGTTGAGGATGTTTTCGGGAAGAACACCGGAACCATTACCGGCAAACCCAACCCAATCGATGGATTTCGCAGTGAAGCCCTTGATTTTGACGGTGCTGTTGATTTGGTCCGAATGGGTGAAGACATCTTCTTCCCTTCTGTGACGATGGCGGCGATTATTAAGCCGACCCTTGGCACACGAAATCCGATCTATGACAAATACAACTACGGTATTCAACTGCTTGATAACAATAATGTTGGCATCTGGATTCGAGCGGACACAGCGAACGCGGCAAAGCATTGGCCCTCCGCTTATGTGCCGTTCCCAGCTGATGGCGAGTGGCATCATGTCGTTGGGGTTGTTGAGAACAAAAAGTCCGTCCGAATTTATCTGGACGGTGAGTTGAAAAAAACGACCGAGGCACCTGACCCGATCAGCATCGCTTACGGTGCGGCGCAAAAGCCGACAATCGCCTACACACAGCACTTGGGCGGTATCTGGTACGCCGGTGCCATTGACGAAGTTGCCATTTTTGAAGGGGCGTTAAGTGATGCCGACGTAAGGAGATTGCATACACTGGCGTTGGCGGTTGAACCTACTGAAAAACTGGCGGTAACTTGGGGCGCACTCAAGATCCAGGATTGA